A single window of Stomatohabitans albus DNA harbors:
- a CDS encoding metal-dependent transcriptional regulator, with amino-acid sequence MTPLIDATEMYLRTVWELVEEGIPPLRARLVERLGVSAPAVSETVAKLEAEGLVYLDERRRVILTEKGQHLAAGVMRKHRLAERLLTDIVGVDWAFAHSEACKWEHVISDTVETKIYDVLGGPTTSPFGNPIPKGDVPTPWRDLTTVRLAARHPGRGVIARISEAVQFDIELLEQMERAGAIPGASVTIQSGPDGIEISADNGLVYMTEDQADHVWVASS; translated from the coding sequence ATGACGCCGCTAATCGATGCCACTGAGATGTATCTGCGCACGGTTTGGGAGCTAGTTGAAGAAGGCATCCCACCTCTGAGAGCACGTCTCGTTGAGCGCCTCGGGGTTAGCGCACCAGCAGTCAGTGAAACGGTGGCCAAGTTAGAGGCAGAAGGCTTGGTGTACCTGGATGAACGCCGACGGGTCATTTTGACTGAGAAAGGCCAGCATCTCGCTGCCGGTGTGATGCGTAAACATCGTCTTGCAGAACGATTGCTCACGGACATTGTTGGTGTGGATTGGGCATTCGCCCACAGCGAAGCCTGTAAATGGGAGCATGTCATCTCAGACACCGTGGAAACAAAGATCTATGACGTCTTGGGTGGACCTACGACAAGCCCCTTTGGTAATCCAATCCCTAAAGGTGATGTGCCTACCCCTTGGCGTGATCTCACCACCGTTCGTTTAGCGGCTCGTCATCCTGGTCGCGGTGTTATTGCACGTATTAGCGAAGCCGTTCAGTTTGATATCGAGTTACTTGAACAAATGGAACGCGCTGGAGCTATTCCAGGCGCGTCAGTAACAATCCAATCCGGCCCGGATGGTATTGAAATCAGCGCTGATAATGGTCTGGTGTATATGACAGAAGACCAAGCCGACCATGTTTGGGTTGCCTCCTCGTAA
- a CDS encoding NUDIX hydrolase, giving the protein MTPITQLNALRAHRTPVDEREAAAWDEVATFLQTPPADSDTVHITAAGIVVSERGVMLLQHKRLGIWVQPGGHIEANEAPHRAALRESREETGLAIRHPAGGPRLIHIDAHDGGRGHRHYDFRYLLKGLGTTPRPPHGESQQVRWCTPDEAIGLADDGLVGLFRACPTNPINTFTTHLYSLSVPIT; this is encoded by the coding sequence ATGACACCCATTACGCAACTTAATGCCTTGCGTGCCCACCGCACGCCCGTTGATGAGCGTGAGGCTGCCGCCTGGGATGAAGTGGCCACATTTTTACAAACCCCTCCTGCTGATAGTGACACCGTCCACATCACTGCGGCTGGCATTGTGGTGAGCGAACGAGGGGTGATGTTGTTACAGCACAAACGACTAGGCATTTGGGTTCAGCCGGGCGGCCATATCGAAGCAAATGAGGCACCTCATCGTGCAGCACTTCGTGAAAGCCGTGAAGAAACCGGACTGGCGATCCGCCATCCTGCTGGCGGGCCACGACTGATCCACATTGATGCCCATGACGGTGGACGTGGTCATCGTCATTATGACTTTCGGTACCTCCTTAAAGGGCTGGGCACCACCCCCCGACCGCCACATGGGGAAAGCCAACAGGTGCGGTGGTGCACCCCTGATGAAGCAATTGGCTTGGCCGATGACGGACTGGTCGGTTTATTTCGGGCTTGCCCTACCAATCCAATCAACACATTTACTACCCATCTCTATTCCCTTTCTGTACCGATTACATGA
- a CDS encoding YdcF family protein gives MTWLRRGFQAVLVVLVVIVIYLLVTAAQILWVAGHDSARQDEPSQAIVVLGAAQWSGRPSPVFKTRLDQGKYLWEQHYAPVVVLTGGQGGEGETSEAKVGYTYLRNQGMPDDALMLEVQGRSTWQSLKASSRFLKNQGITTVTLVSDGWHLARASAMAARLGLTVTTSAAQESALSQEKEWQAIYREIVALGVGRIIGFDRLDRLGH, from the coding sequence ATGACTTGGTTACGTCGTGGCTTCCAAGCCGTTCTTGTTGTCCTTGTGGTGATAGTGATCTATCTCCTTGTGACAGCGGCTCAGATTCTGTGGGTAGCCGGCCACGATTCTGCTCGCCAAGACGAACCAAGCCAAGCGATTGTCGTTCTGGGGGCCGCTCAGTGGAGCGGACGACCGTCGCCAGTATTTAAAACTCGCCTTGACCAGGGTAAATACTTGTGGGAGCAGCATTATGCACCGGTTGTTGTTTTAACTGGCGGCCAAGGCGGTGAAGGGGAAACCTCCGAAGCCAAAGTAGGGTACACCTACTTGCGGAATCAGGGGATGCCTGATGACGCATTGATGCTAGAGGTACAAGGGCGATCGACGTGGCAGAGTTTGAAAGCCAGTTCACGGTTTTTAAAAAACCAGGGCATCACAACAGTCACCCTTGTCAGCGATGGCTGGCATCTGGCTCGAGCAAGTGCCATGGCAGCCCGTTTGGGATTAACGGTTACTACAAGCGCTGCCCAAGAATCAGCACTATCCCAAGAGAAGGAGTGGCAGGCCATTTACCGCGAGATTGTAGCCCTCGGGGTTGGCCGCATTATCGGATTCGACCGACTCGACCGGCTGGGGCACTAA
- a CDS encoding vWA domain-containing protein translates to MLRTSTHRLFVTALALAWALAACTPSADEQADTTVQLPEGSMSPSQSSSAMANVATSESRASSAPSGDDEDSLQLGQGVNGVSELPESTYEQAIQTPPGIYQKPYKDDPDYDRKNQEWEANIKAELKKITPVLPKGLKDRDDPRIATMLAKILYLVGRKHEVLETPDKWGYLIFKDSGDNPFNHEPVVETNNVNIEIVLDASGSMAANIDGRTMMDIAKESITNVVNQLPPHAKVGLRVFGHRGTNKKAGKAESCAANELVAPIASNNSAQVADALGSIQPTGWTSIAQSIAMGSEDLTHQSAEKDLNILYIVTDGIETCDGDPVGIAQQVKAANTNVVMGIIGFNVDANQDKELRAIAESGGGYYANANDAVNLTSELQRIHELSNSTYQWQPLDYPLKDNVWKSQHEGVTANFDLYNSYSEEYHDVILEALKLGKEVGIDSGDDYVSYLLETKARARYDEIFKQFKARRSEIEKASNDYLQSLDQYLGQTVAYIPPTSRYMQSSQYYIPRKERVGGGVSDAPSE, encoded by the coding sequence ATGTTGCGTACATCGACACATCGTTTATTTGTTACCGCATTGGCGTTGGCTTGGGCACTCGCCGCCTGCACCCCATCGGCTGATGAACAGGCCGATACAACGGTGCAACTTCCTGAAGGTAGCATGTCACCAAGCCAGTCATCGAGTGCCATGGCGAATGTAGCCACCAGTGAATCCCGTGCGTCGTCGGCGCCATCTGGTGATGATGAGGATAGTTTGCAGCTTGGCCAAGGGGTGAATGGGGTAAGCGAACTCCCTGAAAGCACCTATGAGCAAGCAATACAAACGCCACCAGGTATTTATCAAAAGCCTTACAAAGATGATCCTGATTATGACCGGAAAAATCAGGAATGGGAAGCAAATATTAAGGCTGAGCTTAAAAAGATTACTCCTGTGTTGCCAAAGGGATTGAAGGATAGGGATGATCCTAGAATCGCCACAATGCTTGCAAAAATCCTCTACTTGGTGGGGCGAAAACACGAAGTATTGGAAACACCTGATAAGTGGGGATATCTTATTTTTAAGGATAGTGGTGATAATCCATTTAATCATGAACCTGTTGTTGAAACAAACAATGTTAATATTGAAATAGTTCTAGATGCTAGTGGTTCGATGGCAGCGAACATTGATGGCAGGACCATGATGGATATTGCCAAAGAATCTATTACTAACGTGGTTAATCAATTACCACCCCATGCCAAGGTCGGATTGCGTGTCTTCGGCCATCGAGGTACTAATAAAAAAGCAGGTAAAGCTGAATCGTGCGCGGCAAACGAGCTTGTGGCACCGATTGCCAGTAACAATAGTGCACAGGTAGCGGATGCGCTGGGTTCAATTCAGCCCACAGGGTGGACATCTATTGCCCAATCCATTGCAATGGGTAGTGAGGATTTGACTCACCAATCAGCTGAAAAGGACCTCAATATCCTCTATATCGTCACTGATGGGATTGAAACATGTGACGGTGATCCAGTAGGTATTGCCCAACAGGTAAAAGCAGCCAACACGAATGTCGTGATGGGAATAATTGGGTTTAATGTTGATGCCAACCAAGACAAGGAACTTCGTGCTATCGCAGAGTCGGGTGGTGGATATTATGCCAACGCAAATGATGCCGTAAACTTGACGTCGGAGTTACAGCGTATTCATGAGTTGTCTAATTCTACCTACCAGTGGCAGCCGCTCGATTATCCATTGAAAGATAACGTTTGGAAGAGTCAGCATGAAGGTGTAACGGCAAACTTTGATTTATATAACTCTTATTCAGAGGAATATCACGATGTCATTCTAGAGGCACTTAAGCTTGGAAAAGAGGTTGGGATAGATTCAGGTGATGACTATGTAAGTTACCTGTTGGAAACCAAAGCTCGAGCACGCTATGACGAAATATTCAAACAGTTTAAAGCACGTCGTAGCGAGATAGAGAAGGCATCTAATGATTATCTACAATCATTAGATCAATACCTTGGACAAACGGTTGCCTATATCCCTCCTACAAGTCGCTATATGCAGTCAAGTCAGTACTACATTCCACGAAAGGAACGTGTTGGCGGTGGGGTGTCAGATGCGCCGTCCGAATAG
- a CDS encoding inositol monophosphatase family protein produces the protein MNPRLEAALAIAKEAGQLTLEYFNKPGLQVEMKQDSSPVTLADTGSEALIRTRIGEQFPGDGMVGEEFGEQLGTSDYVWTIDPIDGTKSFIHGVPLYGVLIAVEDVAGPLIGVVHLPALGETVYAIRDGGAFWERADGDVVPAKVRTTTELTRMSLILTSGFEWATPTMREAFIRGDTMVRTWGDAYAWLLLATGRADAMIDHGIMEYDIAPLRVIIPEAGGAMTVWTPEGRDDLAAVVSTKGLHDTMLSRFKA, from the coding sequence ATGAATCCACGTTTAGAAGCTGCATTGGCAATTGCAAAAGAAGCTGGCCAGTTGACGCTGGAGTACTTCAATAAACCCGGTTTACAAGTTGAGATGAAGCAGGACTCATCTCCCGTGACGCTGGCAGATACCGGGTCTGAGGCGCTCATCCGAACCCGCATCGGTGAACAATTTCCTGGTGATGGGATGGTTGGTGAAGAGTTTGGAGAGCAGCTTGGCACCAGTGATTATGTGTGGACAATCGACCCTATTGACGGTACTAAGAGTTTTATTCACGGGGTGCCCCTCTATGGTGTTCTCATCGCCGTTGAAGATGTTGCTGGTCCGCTCATTGGGGTCGTACATCTTCCAGCATTAGGCGAAACGGTGTATGCGATTCGTGACGGAGGGGCGTTCTGGGAGCGCGCCGATGGTGACGTCGTACCGGCCAAGGTACGAACAACTACTGAACTTACTCGTATGAGTTTGATTCTGACTTCCGGTTTTGAATGGGCTACCCCTACGATGCGCGAAGCTTTTATACGTGGAGACACGATGGTGCGCACCTGGGGTGATGCATATGCCTGGCTACTCCTGGCGACTGGCCGTGCCGATGCGATGATTGACCATGGGATCATGGAATATGACATCGCCCCCCTGCGGGTGATCATTCCTGAAGCTGGGGGCGCTATGACCGTGTGGACTCCAGAAGGTCGAGATGATTTAGCTGCGGTGGTATCAACCAAAGGGCTTCACGACACGATGCTGAGCCGGTTCAAGGCCTAG
- a CDS encoding ABC transporter ATP-binding protein: protein MSLQPVPITVRDFIWRGLTVSPKYAGIAIGGSFLWAVMTVLWARLLGQVTDTIIIPALRTNAVPTRDLIHATLILLGAGLLNGLGVLLRRYGSYVFILKGQAFHRSRVALHYLKLPLAWHRAQPAGDLISRVASDGVTATSALPPMAMSIGMAVMILTTYLYMATIDLAMLAATLIIVPLLLGINRALNRRMQPHAKAAAEAVGTLTGAINESADAALAIKVLGRREEELARIEPLAESVREKRIAMTRIFALYDLVFQGIPYLATFAILALGIVRMRTGLISAGDVIAVAYLLGMITTPLRVLGLFLQELPRSLAGLGRIDAVMAVTDRAVGGHEHSPQPQTQGARIEIDHVTYLHPLADGGDPALTHGIRDVSLTIEPGETIAIVGQTGAGKSTLVHLLAGLLPADTGEIRIDGTPIERLDPADRAEAIGAAFQAPFLFNDSLKANITLGEPVADEQLWHTIEIAQVHRFVADVGMETHVGERGTQLSGGQRQRIALARALLREPRLLILDDATSAVDASVEAAILAGLQDAKASGKHPTTVIVAYRSGSIALADRVVVMADGRIRAIGTHEELLATDPSYEALLRAVEVDDS from the coding sequence ATGAGTTTGCAGCCAGTCCCTATTACGGTCCGCGATTTCATCTGGCGAGGGTTAACGGTCTCACCTAAATATGCCGGCATCGCCATAGGTGGTTCGTTCTTGTGGGCCGTCATGACGGTACTTTGGGCTCGTCTCCTTGGACAAGTAACGGACACGATCATCATCCCCGCACTCCGTACCAACGCAGTGCCCACCCGGGACCTTATTCACGCAACACTCATCTTGTTAGGTGCGGGGTTGTTAAACGGGTTGGGGGTGTTATTGCGTCGATACGGGTCATATGTGTTTATTCTTAAAGGCCAGGCCTTTCATCGTTCTCGTGTTGCACTGCACTACTTGAAGTTACCCCTGGCCTGGCATCGCGCTCAACCCGCTGGTGATCTCATTAGCCGTGTCGCCAGTGACGGGGTAACCGCAACATCGGCCCTCCCTCCCATGGCGATGAGCATCGGCATGGCGGTGATGATTCTCACTACGTATCTCTATATGGCCACCATCGACTTGGCGATGTTGGCTGCCACGCTGATTATTGTCCCATTGTTGCTGGGGATCAATCGCGCCTTAAACCGTCGGATGCAACCCCATGCCAAAGCGGCTGCCGAAGCTGTGGGCACCCTAACTGGAGCGATTAACGAAAGTGCCGATGCCGCACTTGCAATCAAAGTGCTGGGTCGGCGTGAAGAGGAGTTAGCTCGTATTGAGCCACTCGCTGAATCAGTACGAGAGAAACGCATTGCAATGACTCGTATTTTTGCGCTCTACGATTTGGTCTTTCAAGGCATCCCGTATCTCGCTACCTTTGCCATTTTGGCATTAGGCATTGTCAGGATGCGTACAGGTTTAATCAGTGCGGGCGATGTGATCGCCGTGGCCTATTTACTTGGGATGATCACAACCCCCCTTCGTGTCTTGGGATTGTTCTTACAAGAACTCCCCCGCAGTTTGGCCGGTCTTGGCCGTATTGATGCGGTCATGGCGGTCACTGATCGCGCGGTAGGCGGGCACGAACACTCACCTCAGCCTCAAACCCAAGGGGCACGAATTGAAATCGACCATGTCACCTATCTCCACCCGCTTGCAGACGGTGGTGACCCCGCTTTAACACACGGGATACGCGATGTGTCACTCACGATTGAACCTGGTGAAACGATCGCCATTGTTGGCCAGACCGGAGCCGGAAAAAGTACCCTCGTGCATCTCCTTGCGGGTCTCCTTCCTGCCGACACGGGAGAAATACGTATAGACGGTACCCCGATTGAGCGTCTTGACCCTGCGGATCGTGCCGAAGCGATTGGCGCCGCATTCCAAGCCCCGTTTCTCTTTAATGACAGTTTGAAAGCAAACATCACCTTGGGTGAACCCGTTGCTGACGAACAATTGTGGCACACGATTGAGATTGCCCAGGTTCATCGCTTCGTTGCTGATGTTGGTATGGAAACGCATGTTGGCGAACGAGGTACGCAACTGAGCGGAGGTCAGCGCCAACGAATCGCCCTAGCACGCGCCTTATTGCGCGAACCACGCCTCCTGATTTTGGATGATGCCACCAGTGCCGTTGATGCGTCCGTGGAAGCCGCCATCTTGGCAGGGTTGCAAGACGCCAAGGCATCTGGCAAACACCCAACAACCGTTATTGTGGCGTACCGGTCCGGTTCGATTGCCTTGGCTGACCGGGTAGTCGTTATGGCCGATGGCCGTATCCGCGCGATTGGTACGCATGAGGAGTTGCTGGCGACAGACCCCAGTTATGAAGCATTATTGCGTGCGGTAGAGGTTGATGACTCATGA
- a CDS encoding ABC transporter ATP-binding protein — MSAAPVHRQSDVQSPFEPASVRAALKGVTTHMPALTKGLWLTICFAMIGTSGRLVVPLVIQRVAGVIATEPIDTDRALTILGVGALLSAFASSVQVLAIRRLGAGAETGLAQARLRAVNAMHRLSIEQQTMAPRGQLISRLTTDLDDISSYLSSGLINLALSVLQIIVVAIVMVWWAWPLALIVAICTAIFAIIGVRVQLQIAPAFTQAREKAGTMQAVLAETIMGAEVIQTFDIAERTQQRVLTAIDETRRVETRGGSLSALFSGITLWYQAIVVVATIVASVVMVAHGQLELGVALAFPFLVNMFTDPMKWFGESITGAQMTLASWRRVCGLLDTVPAIADPAETGTVQSIPNGPVAIDLEHVSITYTNGDHPALTVPSLHIPPREQVAVVGETGSGKTTLSKLVTRLLLPTTGVIRIGGIDLAHVGERDLREKILMIPQDDVLMASSLRSNLWLAKPGADDATFIHAMDDLGLLGWLHELPLGLDTPLGERGANLSAGQRQLIGLIRAHLASPQILVLDEATSALDPATERLVRHAMQTLVADRTTITIAHRLSTAAEADRILVIDDGHIIEDGSHRELLALTGGRYATLWAAWEHGTQ; from the coding sequence ATGAGTGCAGCACCAGTACACCGGCAAAGTGATGTGCAGTCGCCTTTTGAACCGGCGAGTGTACGCGCCGCCCTTAAGGGGGTAACAACCCATATGCCTGCCTTAACAAAGGGGCTATGGCTAACCATTTGTTTTGCGATGATCGGGACATCTGGCCGATTGGTTGTACCGCTCGTCATTCAACGGGTTGCTGGAGTGATCGCCACCGAACCGATTGATACCGATCGGGCACTGACCATATTGGGTGTCGGGGCACTGCTGAGTGCATTCGCATCAAGTGTTCAGGTACTTGCAATCCGCCGTCTTGGAGCTGGGGCCGAAACAGGCCTGGCCCAAGCTCGTTTACGCGCGGTTAATGCCATGCACCGGCTAAGTATCGAACAACAAACAATGGCCCCGAGAGGACAGTTGATTAGCCGATTGACGACCGACTTGGATGACATTTCAAGTTACCTCAGTTCAGGGCTTATTAACCTCGCGCTTTCGGTCTTGCAGATTATTGTGGTAGCGATTGTGATGGTGTGGTGGGCCTGGCCATTGGCACTGATCGTGGCCATTTGTACTGCTATCTTCGCGATTATTGGGGTGCGTGTTCAGCTACAAATTGCGCCTGCTTTCACCCAAGCTCGTGAAAAAGCAGGCACGATGCAGGCCGTATTGGCCGAAACGATAATGGGTGCAGAGGTCATTCAAACCTTTGATATTGCTGAACGAACCCAACAACGTGTGTTGACCGCAATTGATGAAACCCGTCGCGTAGAAACGCGTGGAGGATCGTTGTCGGCACTCTTTAGTGGCATCACACTGTGGTATCAAGCCATCGTTGTGGTTGCCACGATTGTGGCCAGTGTTGTCATGGTTGCCCACGGCCAGTTAGAACTCGGGGTGGCCTTGGCGTTCCCATTCCTTGTGAATATGTTCACCGACCCGATGAAGTGGTTTGGTGAGTCCATAACTGGGGCACAAATGACCTTAGCGAGCTGGCGTCGCGTCTGTGGCCTCTTGGACACGGTGCCAGCTATTGCCGACCCCGCCGAAACCGGAACCGTGCAGTCGATACCAAACGGTCCGGTAGCTATTGATCTAGAGCACGTTTCAATTACCTACACCAATGGCGATCACCCTGCCTTAACGGTGCCGTCCTTGCATATTCCTCCACGCGAACAAGTTGCGGTGGTTGGAGAAACCGGCAGTGGTAAAACAACGCTCTCAAAACTGGTCACTCGGCTCCTGCTACCAACGACAGGTGTTATCCGTATTGGCGGCATTGACCTTGCACATGTTGGGGAACGGGACTTACGTGAGAAAATACTGATGATTCCCCAAGATGACGTGCTCATGGCATCATCCCTACGCTCTAATTTGTGGTTAGCCAAGCCAGGTGCTGATGATGCAACCTTTATTCATGCGATGGATGATTTAGGGCTCTTGGGGTGGCTCCATGAGCTGCCCTTGGGGCTTGATACACCGTTAGGCGAACGCGGTGCCAATTTGAGCGCCGGTCAGCGTCAACTCATTGGACTGATTCGGGCGCATCTCGCCTCCCCACAAATCTTGGTGCTAGACGAAGCCACAAGTGCATTGGATCCGGCAACGGAGCGGCTTGTTCGCCATGCGATGCAAACACTTGTTGCAGATCGGACGACCATCACCATTGCCCACCGACTTAGTACGGCCGCTGAAGCGGACCGGATTCTTGTCATCGATGATGGCCACATTATTGAAGATGGTTCCCATCGTGAGCTGCTTGCACTTACCGGTGGCCGATATGCAACATTGTGGGCGGCTTGGGAACATGGCACCCAGTAG
- a CDS encoding alpha/beta hydrolase yields MRSFTNVIVITVAVLLVAVGFAAVIINVVEQRSLRSWIVEQYMWAMGYKADGARAAHEGVEHLARLQEPDELTLPITSIGQTVTETRVDGMQVLSWNANDNPNQPILFYIHGGGYVHQASDMTLRAVDNIATQANARVVLPVYPLAPRHHVETALPKVIAAYAQTLTDIGNPDRITIMGDSAGGGLALALGQNLRKNGLAQPKQYIVFSPWVDATITNPALNRYDSLDPFLERGYLQMAGQAWAGPNGETQDPRVSPIYGDFRHMAPITVFMGTHEMFYADVEPLKNKLMQADIPHTIIVGERMNHAYPLIPIPEGEAARTRAATLLSAE; encoded by the coding sequence ATGCGATCTTTCACCAACGTCATTGTGATTACCGTTGCGGTGCTCCTTGTGGCTGTTGGATTTGCGGCCGTCATCATCAACGTCGTTGAACAGCGGTCTTTGAGAAGTTGGATTGTTGAACAATATATGTGGGCTATGGGGTATAAAGCTGACGGGGCACGTGCGGCACATGAGGGCGTTGAGCACCTTGCCCGCCTTCAAGAACCCGATGAGCTGACGCTTCCGATTACCTCCATCGGGCAAACGGTAACGGAAACGCGCGTGGATGGTATGCAGGTGCTGAGCTGGAATGCCAATGACAATCCGAACCAGCCAATTCTGTTCTATATTCATGGTGGCGGGTACGTCCACCAGGCGTCTGATATGACGCTTCGCGCGGTGGACAACATTGCTACTCAAGCCAATGCCAGGGTTGTGCTGCCCGTCTATCCCCTTGCCCCACGCCATCATGTCGAAACGGCACTTCCGAAAGTGATAGCGGCGTATGCCCAAACGTTAACTGATATTGGTAATCCCGATCGGATAACCATTATGGGTGACTCGGCTGGTGGGGGGTTGGCACTCGCATTAGGCCAGAACCTGCGCAAGAACGGTCTTGCCCAACCAAAGCAGTACATCGTATTTTCACCCTGGGTAGATGCCACCATCACCAACCCTGCCTTGAACCGTTACGATTCCCTCGACCCGTTCTTAGAGCGGGGCTATCTCCAAATGGCTGGTCAGGCGTGGGCAGGCCCCAATGGTGAAACCCAGGACCCTCGAGTCAGCCCGATATATGGAGACTTTCGCCATATGGCGCCTATTACTGTATTCATGGGTACCCACGAGATGTTTTATGCCGATGTAGAACCGCTCAAAAATAAACTCATGCAGGCAGACATTCCTCATACGATCATCGTGGGCGAACGGATGAACCACGCTTACCCTCTCATTCCTATTCCAGAAGGAGAAGCCGCTCGGACGCGGGCAGCCACGTTACTGTCGGCTGAGTGA
- the aroQ gene encoding type II 3-dehydroquinate dehydratase yields the protein MTTIAVFNGPNLNMLGKRDPDYYGTETLHDVEQLCRDTAHEEGHDLVFMQTNHEGVFIDGIHEATRTADAIVINAGAWTHTSIAIHDALELFEGPVVEVHLSHIHQREDFRSHSFISMIADALICGAGAHGYRLAVLHAAHLLNGR from the coding sequence ATGACCACGATCGCGGTATTTAATGGCCCCAATTTAAATATGTTGGGGAAACGCGACCCGGACTATTACGGTACTGAAACGCTGCATGATGTGGAGCAACTATGCCGTGATACTGCCCATGAAGAGGGCCATGACCTCGTATTTATGCAGACAAACCACGAGGGTGTTTTCATCGACGGGATTCATGAGGCAACTAGGACAGCTGATGCCATTGTTATTAACGCCGGTGCCTGGACCCACACGTCAATTGCTATCCATGATGCATTGGAATTATTTGAAGGGCCGGTTGTTGAAGTTCATCTCAGCCACATTCATCAACGAGAAGATTTTCGTTCGCACTCCTTCATTTCAATGATCGCAGATGCCTTGATCTGTGGGGCTGGCGCACACGGATACCGATTGGCGGTGCTGCACGCCGCCCATTTGCTTAATGGGCGTTAA
- a CDS encoding acyl-CoA thioesterase II encodes MSTPTQRLLSLLNLEEIGENRFTAHAPETTVQRVFGGQVAAQSLMAAMRTVDEDRQVHSLHSSFFHHGDPTIPIIFEVDRVRDGRAFSNRVVTAYQEDRPIFMMITGFHIQEPGPEHQITRPVVPWPDEVADVLPDMVKRGVPWLADQFPGSEAIKVNLVQPLDVQAAVQANTLQLWFKSAEPINGDMRLHACFLTFASDMALLIPAVLPHMPTPTTRYQLASLNHSIWFQRPVKFDDWLLYNMRSCRAAGARGTAQGHVYTRDGELVATITQEGLIRPQGDTGQMATGLDHKGRLINP; translated from the coding sequence ATGAGCACACCAACACAGCGTCTTTTATCTCTCTTAAATCTAGAGGAAATTGGCGAGAACAGATTTACTGCTCACGCCCCAGAGACAACCGTTCAACGGGTTTTCGGTGGCCAAGTCGCAGCCCAATCGTTGATGGCGGCGATGCGAACCGTTGATGAGGACCGTCAAGTACACAGTTTGCACTCATCGTTTTTTCATCACGGTGATCCCACAATCCCCATTATCTTTGAAGTGGATCGGGTACGTGATGGACGCGCATTTAGTAATCGTGTGGTAACGGCCTATCAAGAGGACCGTCCAATCTTCATGATGATTACGGGGTTTCATATCCAGGAGCCCGGACCGGAACACCAGATCACCCGTCCGGTTGTGCCCTGGCCTGATGAAGTTGCCGATGTGCTCCCTGACATGGTTAAGCGTGGCGTGCCCTGGCTTGCTGATCAGTTTCCCGGAAGCGAAGCAATCAAAGTTAACCTTGTACAACCGCTTGATGTTCAAGCTGCCGTTCAGGCAAATACGCTACAGCTGTGGTTTAAATCGGCTGAGCCTATCAACGGGGATATGCGCCTCCATGCCTGCTTCTTGACTTTTGCAAGCGATATGGCCCTCCTTATTCCGGCAGTACTTCCACACATGCCCACACCTACGACCCGTTATCAACTTGCCAGTTTGAATCACTCCATTTGGTTCCAGCGTCCAGTCAAGTTTGATGACTGGTTGCTCTATAACATGCGTTCTTGCCGTGCTGCGGGTGCACGTGGAACCGCACAAGGTCACGTATATACCCGTGACGGTGAACTTGTGGCCACCATTACGCAAGAAGGGCTTATCCGTCCTCAAGGTGATACTGGACAGATGGCCACCGGACTCGACCATAAAGGACGTTTGATTAACCCATGA